From Haloarcula sp. CBA1127, a single genomic window includes:
- the glnA gene encoding type I glutamate--ammonia ligase, whose product MTSELSEAAQEVLDEIDEKNVDFLRLQFTDILGTIKNVSITADQAEKAFTEGIYFDGSSINGFVRIQESDMRLDPDPSTFSVLPWRENVEGGSSARLICDVIDTSTGEPFSGDPRGVLKRAIERANDMGYTVNAAPEPEFFLFEEDEEGRATTKTNDAGGYFDLAPKDLASDVRRDIIYGLEDMGFDIEASHHEVAQGQHEINFTYDDALSTADNVATFRSVVRAIAAEHDLHATFMPKPIPKINGSGMHTHLSLFTEDGENAFHDEDDEFNLSETAKSFTAGILKHAPAITAVSNPTVNSYKRLVPGYEAPVYVAWSDRNRSALIRKPAARTPAASRIEARFPDPSCNPYLAFAALIHAGLDGVEQELECDDPVRENIYDFDEEKREEYGITTLPSNLGEAVEALENDEVIQDALGEHVYENFVEAKTQEHKEYLVDVSDWELDRYLEKF is encoded by the coding sequence ATGACAAGCGAACTTTCAGAGGCGGCACAGGAGGTACTCGACGAAATCGACGAGAAGAACGTCGACTTCCTCCGGCTCCAGTTTACCGACATCCTCGGCACGATCAAGAACGTCTCGATCACAGCCGACCAGGCAGAGAAAGCGTTCACAGAGGGGATTTACTTCGACGGCTCCTCGATTAACGGCTTCGTCCGCATTCAGGAGTCCGACATGCGTCTGGACCCGGACCCCTCGACGTTCTCCGTGCTCCCGTGGAGAGAAAACGTCGAAGGCGGTTCCAGTGCCCGTCTCATCTGTGATGTCATCGACACCTCGACCGGCGAACCGTTCTCCGGTGACCCGCGCGGCGTCCTGAAGCGTGCGATCGAGCGCGCAAACGACATGGGCTATACGGTCAACGCCGCCCCCGAGCCCGAGTTCTTCCTGTTCGAAGAAGACGAAGAGGGCCGTGCGACGACCAAGACCAACGACGCCGGTGGCTACTTCGACCTCGCACCGAAGGACCTCGCCTCCGACGTGCGCCGTGACATCATCTACGGCCTCGAAGACATGGGCTTCGACATCGAAGCCTCCCACCACGAGGTCGCTCAGGGCCAGCACGAGATCAACTTCACCTACGACGACGCGCTCTCGACGGCCGACAACGTCGCAACCTTCCGCTCTGTCGTCCGCGCCATCGCGGCTGAGCACGACCTGCACGCGACGTTCATGCCGAAACCCATCCCGAAGATCAACGGCTCCGGGATGCACACGCACCTCTCGCTGTTCACCGAGGACGGCGAGAACGCGTTCCACGACGAGGACGACGAGTTCAACCTCTCCGAGACGGCAAAGAGCTTCACCGCCGGTATCCTCAAGCACGCACCAGCTATCACGGCCGTCTCGAACCCGACCGTGAACTCCTACAAGCGTCTGGTCCCGGGCTACGAGGCGCCTGTCTACGTCGCCTGGTCCGACCGTAACCGCTCGGCGCTCATCCGCAAGCCGGCCGCCCGAACGCCGGCCGCAAGCCGTATCGAGGCTCGCTTCCCCGACCCGTCGTGTAACCCGTACCTCGCCTTCGCCGCACTCATCCACGCCGGTCTCGACGGCGTCGAACAGGAGCTCGAGTGCGACGACCCTGTCCGCGAGAACATCTACGACTTCGACGAAGAGAAACGCGAGGAGTACGGCATCACCACGCTCCCATCGAACCTCGGCGAGGCCGTCGAGGCGCTCGAAAACGACGAAGTGATTCAGGACGCACTCGGCGAGCACGTCTACGAGAACTTCGTTGAGGCCAAAACGCAGGAGCACAAGGAGTACCTTGTCGACGTCTCCGACTGGGAACTCGACCGCTACCTCGAGAAGTTCTAA
- the lrp gene encoding HTH-type transcriptional regulator Lrp, with protein MTYENLDRELVNALLGDGRASLRSLGEDLDVSVTTVSNHLSDLEDEGIINGYTPKVDYDKLGYDVTAIIQLKVEGSSLPAVTEDLEEHKQMISVYEVTGDYDVIAVGKFTDTDGMNAQIKELLTDPDIRESNTSVVLNAASEHEQFDLDLKE; from the coding sequence ATGACGTACGAAAATCTCGACCGTGAGCTAGTGAATGCACTTCTGGGTGACGGCCGTGCCAGCCTCCGAAGCCTTGGAGAAGACCTCGACGTGTCGGTAACGACCGTCTCAAACCACCTTTCCGATCTCGAGGACGAGGGGATCATCAACGGGTATACCCCCAAAGTCGACTACGACAAGCTCGGTTACGACGTGACGGCCATCATTCAGCTCAAGGTGGAAGGGTCGTCGCTCCCGGCAGTCACCGAGGATCTCGAAGAGCACAAGCAGATGATCTCGGTGTACGAGGTCACCGGTGACTACGACGTCATCGCGGTCGGGAAGTTCACCGACACTGACGGCATGAACGCCCAGATAAAGGAACTCCTCACCGACCCAGACATCAGGGAATCGAACACCTCCGTCGTGCTTAACGCCGCAAGCGAACACGAGCAGTTCGACCTCGACCTGAAGGAGTAG
- a CDS encoding TetR/AcrR family transcriptional regulator, with protein MNDGDTADDIMDATYRALCTHGYADLTMQDIADESDKSKAALHYHYDSKHDLLCAFLDYLYDGFVDRIEDPAGETPHERLLALIDSVLDKPDDGSEEFGTAILEIRAHAPYEPGFRERLTEFDDYLVNELEVILEDGIADGTFKSDLDAEETARFIVTVLTGAATERVTTGRPVKCTRRMLTEYVETHLLDGQQEVTA; from the coding sequence ATGAACGACGGCGACACGGCCGACGACATTATGGATGCGACCTACCGTGCGCTGTGTACGCACGGCTATGCAGATCTGACGATGCAGGACATCGCCGACGAGTCGGACAAGAGCAAAGCTGCCCTCCACTACCACTACGACAGCAAGCACGACCTCCTCTGTGCGTTCCTCGACTACCTCTATGACGGGTTCGTCGACCGGATCGAGGACCCCGCCGGCGAGACCCCACACGAGCGCCTGCTGGCACTCATCGATTCCGTGCTGGACAAGCCAGACGACGGGAGCGAGGAGTTCGGGACGGCGATCCTCGAAATCCGTGCCCACGCACCCTACGAACCCGGCTTTCGCGAGCGACTCACCGAATTCGACGACTACCTCGTCAACGAACTCGAAGTGATCCTCGAAGACGGTATCGCTGATGGGACGTTCAAATCCGACCTCGATGCCGAGGAGACCGCCCGGTTCATCGTCACCGTCCTGACCGGGGCTGCGACCGAGCGCGTCACGACCGGACGCCCGGTCAAGTGTACCAGACGGATGCTCACCGAGTACGTCGAGACGCATCTCCTAGACGGACAGCAGGAGGTCACAGCGTGA
- a CDS encoding MATE family efflux transporter, whose product MSVRQKLGRLGSRLGNLFKGQEELDLTSGDIGKPLLFLSFPIVITNLLQVAYNLADTFWLGQYSTTALAAISFAFPMIFLLISLGMGLSVAGSVLVAQHTGAEEHREAEYAASQTVTFALLASVLLGVTGYFFVEDFLSLLGASSEVLPGATGYLQVVSLGLTAMFGFFVFISLMRGAGDTITPMLVMFGTVVLNIVIDPFLIFGWWVFPEMGVVGAAVATIFSRAVALVVGIGILLSGRRGVRIHLSDMAPDLEYLRKLLRLGIPASVEGTGRAVSVNAMLFIVGTFSVTVVAAFGVGIRVFSLVFMPAIAMDRGVETMTGQNLGAERPDRAATANHFAAKVSFAILTVLGVVTIFAAPTVVSVFSDDPEVVRIGAEFLQWVAPTFGFIGIVRAYSGGFRGAGKTLTAAALAVTMLGIIRLPVAWVASRPVAVPAWLGPQVVDLFAYSLAEQGIWLAFAVSNVLAAGLAAAWFLRGTWRDADARASSEPAVADD is encoded by the coding sequence GTGAGCGTCCGGCAGAAACTGGGCCGTCTGGGTTCGCGGCTCGGGAACCTATTCAAGGGGCAGGAGGAACTGGACCTGACCAGCGGCGACATCGGCAAGCCGCTGCTGTTTCTTTCCTTCCCCATCGTCATCACGAACCTGCTACAGGTGGCGTACAACCTCGCAGACACGTTCTGGCTGGGGCAGTACTCCACGACGGCGCTGGCGGCGATCTCCTTTGCCTTCCCGATGATCTTCCTGCTCATCTCGCTCGGGATGGGCCTGTCAGTGGCCGGGAGCGTACTGGTCGCCCAGCACACCGGGGCCGAGGAGCACCGCGAGGCCGAATACGCCGCCTCCCAGACTGTGACGTTCGCGCTGCTAGCCTCCGTGCTGCTCGGCGTGACCGGTTACTTCTTTGTCGAGGACTTTCTGTCGCTGCTGGGCGCATCCAGCGAGGTGCTCCCGGGCGCGACAGGCTACCTACAGGTCGTCTCGCTCGGGCTGACGGCGATGTTCGGCTTCTTCGTGTTCATCTCACTGATGCGCGGGGCCGGCGACACCATCACGCCGATGCTGGTGATGTTCGGGACTGTCGTACTGAACATCGTCATCGACCCGTTCCTCATCTTCGGCTGGTGGGTGTTCCCCGAGATGGGCGTCGTCGGCGCGGCCGTCGCGACGATCTTCTCGCGTGCCGTAGCGCTGGTCGTCGGCATCGGTATCCTGCTGTCGGGCCGGCGCGGCGTGCGGATCCACCTCAGCGATATGGCTCCCGATCTGGAGTACCTCCGGAAACTGCTCAGGCTGGGCATCCCGGCCTCCGTTGAAGGCACCGGGCGTGCTGTGTCGGTCAACGCCATGCTGTTCATCGTTGGGACGTTCTCCGTGACCGTCGTGGCAGCCTTCGGCGTCGGTATCCGCGTGTTCTCGCTGGTGTTCATGCCGGCCATCGCGATGGACCGCGGCGTCGAGACGATGACCGGCCAGAACCTCGGTGCCGAGCGGCCTGACCGCGCAGCGACGGCCAACCACTTCGCTGCAAAGGTGTCGTTCGCTATCCTCACCGTCCTCGGCGTAGTCACTATCTTCGCCGCGCCGACCGTCGTCAGCGTGTTCAGCGACGACCCCGAGGTCGTCCGCATCGGGGCCGAGTTCCTCCAGTGGGTCGCCCCGACCTTCGGCTTCATCGGCATCGTTCGGGCCTACTCCGGCGGGTTCCGAGGGGCTGGCAAGACGCTCACCGCAGCGGCGCTTGCGGTTACCATGCTGGGAATCATCCGGCTGCCGGTCGCCTGGGTCGCCTCCCGCCCGGTGGCGGTCCCGGCATGGCTCGGCCCGCAGGTCGTCGACCTCTTCGCGTACTCGCTGGCCGAACAGGGTATCTGGCTGGCCTTCGCCGTCTCGAACGTCCTCGCGGCCGGCCTCGCAGCGGCCTGGTTCCTCCGGGGGACGTGGCGCGACGCCGACGCGCGGGCCAGCAGTGAGCCGGCCGTCGCCGACGACTGA
- a CDS encoding Rieske 2Fe-2S domain-containing protein: MSDPVDVTVDADDESESVRIHDDGGEVEAGDATVRFSFSGTGDDVQAAGGNDEQSPDGNDDDGTEPRRIAELDSVPTDSTLVFEARDGRRGVNCILHRSGDAVAAWRNSCPHQPEVPLDPGRGAIVRGDQLVCHKHGAQFEPDDGVCTHGPCAGDALDSIEVSVQDGDVYLTDERFERAERR, from the coding sequence ATGAGCGACCCCGTGGATGTGACCGTTGATGCTGACGACGAGTCGGAATCGGTCCGCATCCACGACGACGGTGGCGAGGTCGAAGCCGGCGATGCGACGGTCCGATTCAGCTTTTCTGGGACTGGCGACGATGTGCAGGCGGCTGGCGGTAACGACGAACAGTCGCCTGACGGCAATGACGACGATGGTACCGAGCCGCGCCGCATCGCCGAACTCGATTCGGTGCCAACCGACAGCACGCTCGTGTTCGAAGCGCGCGACGGTCGGCGCGGCGTCAACTGTATCCTGCACCGTTCAGGCGACGCCGTCGCCGCCTGGCGCAACTCCTGTCCCCACCAGCCCGAGGTCCCGCTGGACCCGGGCCGGGGCGCGATTGTGCGGGGTGACCAGCTGGTGTGTCACAAACACGGCGCGCAGTTCGAACCCGACGACGGCGTCTGTACGCACGGGCCCTGTGCCGGTGACGCCCTCGACAGTATCGAGGTCTCGGTTCAGGACGGGGATGTGTACCTCACCGACGAGCGCTTCGAGCGGGCCGAACGGCGCTGA
- a CDS encoding NADPH-dependent FMN reductase, translating into MHDTPNVIGVSGSLRDESGTRIAVQHALDAAAGAGATVEHIDLREWDLPLFDPDASVADSGDGPELAARVREADAMVLGTPVYHGTIASPLKTALDYCSIEDVEGTTVGILAVAGGGFPTPTLQHLRASVIELKGWPLPQDVAIPDSWAAFEDGSIADGDITERVEELGATVVAYAGIADRREETEQSELATGD; encoded by the coding sequence ATGCACGACACGCCAAACGTTATCGGTGTCAGCGGCAGCCTTCGTGACGAGAGCGGAACCAGAATCGCCGTCCAGCACGCCCTCGATGCAGCAGCGGGGGCTGGCGCGACGGTTGAACACATCGACCTGCGGGAATGGGACCTCCCGCTGTTCGACCCTGACGCGAGTGTGGCAGACTCCGGTGACGGCCCGGAACTCGCTGCCCGTGTCCGCGAGGCCGACGCGATGGTCCTCGGAACGCCTGTGTATCATGGCACAATCGCCTCACCGCTGAAGACGGCGCTCGACTACTGCAGTATCGAGGATGTCGAGGGGACGACCGTCGGCATCCTCGCAGTGGCCGGCGGCGGGTTCCCCACGCCGACGCTACAGCACCTTCGGGCCTCCGTCATAGAGTTGAAGGGCTGGCCGCTCCCGCAAGATGTCGCCATCCCTGACTCGTGGGCCGCCTTCGAGGACGGCAGCATCGCCGACGGAGACATCACAGAGCGCGTCGAAGAACTGGGCGCAACCGTCGTCGCCTACGCAGGGATTGCGGACCGACGCGAGGAAACGGAACAGTCGGAACTGGCGACCGGGGACTGA